A genomic segment from Halobaculum sp. MBLA0147 encodes:
- a CDS encoding ATP-dependent DNA helicase gives MASPNSSQSQPWASQSELVSLAFPYANPYPAQQSGISTTLDVVGDRGYHLIEGACGTGKTLLALTAAVALMRSKQTPIQRTLVVTNMKQQIRAFESDIEAINDSLADARDTSPLPAHEKQLRPVQSITAVGKADLCPLVASGASSPQSIYDDCSTLQANTNQLISEAYSGVERQMVATKLQEDAISEDTPSWPADRPDDHAATREAMRFGGMPDEHDDTKYCAYYAGYKSGESPPPGGSSRPVTRPQDIVNESVEQGTCPHEGLKQSVRGNDIVIGNYAHAFNPDVINGLTDKVIESTTLLIVDEAHELIPSLRDMASRKVPFWKLRKAGEQTDALVNEIETRVNGTFGDPLLNSLGRSRAHPGGFRTFAKSGTLLPSELGDWVQSRLNHPEEDELTPNEHRTLSLQDPTEAETDLVSEWLAENQMDTVAWGDGRYYGETIDRFLTEYADINPPFATSEVGQLFELWANGGNMNYHRTVTLTPRSNPPQNPSFEWQRTHRAALEINNTLPRSRVLSQLEEFGGGVLMSATLSPFWVFESEIGKSIIDRPIETSQYTLPFPPENRSTLFVGSEAFTYENRGSHTEYDPHPSTTLPQARADVVEAARGLVSNTPGNVLLALPSYGEADWLGTYLERSGAITKPVLVDESSSQAETEQLKERFFTGGPKVLTTSMRGTLTTGVNYEGDKLAAAAVIGIPVDNPSDELNKAIQAVYEEEFDAGFNLAFIPPAVRMARQAIGRVIRKDDDVGIRAFIDSRYSDPTYQAYIPQSVCENGVPVSPDAVDDQVASFWQTH, from the coding sequence ATGGCGAGCCCGAACTCCTCACAATCACAGCCGTGGGCCTCTCAGTCCGAACTCGTCTCTCTCGCGTTTCCATATGCCAATCCGTATCCGGCACAACAGTCGGGAATCTCGACAACACTCGACGTGGTGGGAGACAGGGGCTACCATTTGATCGAAGGTGCATGTGGCACCGGGAAGACACTCCTCGCACTGACAGCTGCGGTCGCACTGATGCGGTCGAAGCAGACCCCGATCCAACGAACGCTCGTGGTCACCAACATGAAACAGCAGATCAGAGCGTTCGAATCCGATATCGAAGCGATCAACGACAGTCTGGCAGATGCCCGCGATACATCCCCACTTCCAGCGCACGAGAAACAACTCCGGCCAGTGCAGAGTATTACAGCCGTCGGAAAAGCAGATCTCTGTCCCCTCGTTGCGAGTGGGGCGTCGTCACCGCAATCGATCTACGACGACTGTTCAACCCTCCAGGCGAACACGAACCAACTCATCAGTGAGGCCTACAGTGGCGTCGAACGGCAGATGGTCGCAACCAAACTTCAAGAGGACGCCATCTCTGAAGACACGCCCTCATGGCCAGCTGACCGGCCAGACGACCACGCTGCAACCAGGGAGGCAATGCGGTTCGGGGGAATGCCAGATGAACACGACGATACGAAGTACTGTGCCTACTACGCCGGCTACAAATCAGGAGAGAGCCCGCCACCCGGCGGGTCGAGTCGTCCGGTCACGAGACCTCAAGACATCGTGAACGAGTCGGTCGAGCAAGGAACGTGCCCACATGAGGGACTGAAACAGAGCGTCCGAGGCAACGACATCGTGATCGGAAACTACGCTCATGCGTTCAACCCCGACGTCATAAATGGGTTGACTGACAAGGTCATCGAGTCAACAACGCTTCTGATCGTCGACGAAGCACACGAGCTCATCCCCTCGCTCAGGGATATGGCAAGCCGGAAAGTTCCGTTCTGGAAACTCAGAAAGGCCGGAGAACAGACCGACGCACTGGTCAACGAAATAGAAACCAGGGTGAACGGCACTTTCGGAGACCCCCTATTAAACAGCCTTGGAAGAAGCCGAGCACATCCAGGCGGCTTCAGGACTTTCGCAAAATCAGGTACGCTTCTCCCAAGTGAGTTAGGAGACTGGGTTCAGTCGAGACTGAACCACCCCGAGGAAGATGAACTAACGCCTAATGAACACAGAACACTCTCTCTTCAAGACCCCACAGAAGCGGAGACGGATCTTGTATCTGAGTGGCTAGCGGAAAACCAGATGGATACGGTCGCGTGGGGCGACGGACGATACTATGGCGAGACAATCGACCGCTTCCTCACGGAATACGCTGATATTAACCCACCGTTCGCCACATCAGAGGTCGGCCAGCTATTCGAGCTGTGGGCCAACGGCGGGAACATGAACTACCACCGAACAGTGACTCTCACGCCGCGATCGAATCCGCCACAGAATCCATCGTTTGAATGGCAGCGAACGCACCGGGCCGCACTCGAGATCAACAACACGCTCCCACGCTCTCGCGTCCTCTCCCAACTCGAAGAGTTCGGCGGCGGTGTGCTGATGTCGGCAACCCTCTCTCCATTCTGGGTCTTCGAAAGCGAGATCGGGAAGTCAATCATCGACCGCCCGATCGAAACCTCACAGTACACGCTGCCGTTCCCACCTGAAAACCGGTCCACACTGTTCGTCGGCTCGGAAGCGTTCACGTACGAGAATCGAGGCAGCCACACCGAGTACGACCCACATCCATCGACGACACTACCACAAGCGCGAGCTGATGTCGTCGAGGCAGCCCGTGGCCTTGTCTCCAATACCCCAGGGAACGTCCTCCTAGCCCTGCCGTCGTACGGGGAAGCTGACTGGCTCGGAACGTACCTCGAGCGGAGTGGAGCCATCACCAAGCCAGTCCTCGTTGACGAGTCATCATCCCAAGCCGAAACAGAACAACTCAAAGAGCGGTTCTTCACCGGCGGCCCGAAAGTACTGACCACATCGATGCGAGGCACACTCACGACGGGCGTCAACTACGAAGGCGACAAGCTCGCAGCGGCGGCCGTGATTGGGATACCCGTCGACAATCCGTCCGATGAACTGAACAAAGCTATCCAAGCGGTGTATGAGGAGGAGTTCGACGCTGGATTCAACCTTGCGTTCATCCCACCAGCGGTGCGGATGGCCCGACAAGCGATCGGACGTGTCATCCGGAAAGACGACGATGTCGGGATCAGGGCCTTCATCGACAGCCGGTATTCCGACCCGACGTATCAGGCCTATATCCCCCAGTCGGTCTGCGAGAACGGAGTCCCTGTTTCGCCTGACGCAGTTGATGATCAGGTCGCGTCGTTCTGGCAAACGCACTGA
- a CDS encoding metal-dependent hydrolase, translated as MLGIGHQSLSTGIGILIASVMIVAGVPLLGLAAGFVIVSAARIPDADRNLPFATHRGRLHSLGGAVAFGLCYGVFYSVVGLLLSDIIPATWNPVGEFFIPVLAITGFLAGTVGVAIHLAADVVSKQGIPVLWPLRSETYALEWTTAASNRLNTLGMLIGGAAGLSGVGLVLMTL; from the coding sequence ATGCTTGGAATTGGCCATCAGTCGCTGTCGACAGGGATTGGTATCTTGATCGCGTCAGTTATGATCGTCGCTGGAGTGCCATTACTCGGATTGGCTGCAGGATTCGTCATCGTGAGCGCGGCCCGGATTCCAGACGCTGATCGGAATCTCCCGTTCGCGACGCATCGCGGCCGACTGCACTCGCTCGGCGGCGCTGTTGCGTTTGGCCTCTGCTATGGGGTGTTCTACAGTGTCGTTGGACTGCTCTTGAGTGACATCATTCCTGCCACGTGGAATCCTGTCGGGGAGTTCTTCATCCCGGTTCTCGCGATTACTGGGTTTCTGGCGGGGACCGTTGGTGTGGCGATCCACCTCGCCGCCGATGTCGTCTCAAAACAGGGGATTCCGGTCTTGTGGCCGCTTCGGAGTGAGACGTATGCACTTGAGTGGACGACGGCAGCGAGTAATCGCCTGAACACGCTTGGGATGCTGATTGGTGGGGCTGCTGGCCTTAGCGGTGTCGGGCTTGTGCTGATGACGCTGTGA
- a CDS encoding PH domain-containing protein encodes MSDERDSPRIPDQGTADQPESAVPDDTGDSPEFTEGRDPTEDTGYSRSGERIPDGDRGFDETDGTDTVDFGETSDGTTQGGSDFAVASPTEFDSSSDSGTPEDSSTESKNSARGPIESLGWPAGQIDSDIVYAGYPSVVNSLYFYVAAAFVIPLCANFIRLVVAGTNTPLVAQTNTMWAEVPNIFAAVPALILVFTGLLAIIDFINRRYQWLVVTDKKVIYTKGYINPSPFTTGFSDIRNVEHGERIGLRLLNLGKVKISTSGDKGPEVVTGILRNPQKAANAINSRKDKAQSAE; translated from the coding sequence ATGAGTGACGAACGCGACTCCCCTCGGATTCCAGATCAAGGCACCGCTGATCAGCCAGAATCTGCCGTCCCTGACGACACCGGTGACTCTCCGGAGTTCACCGAAGGGCGCGATCCAACAGAAGACACTGGGTACTCACGATCAGGAGAGCGCATCCCAGACGGCGATCGTGGCTTTGACGAGACTGATGGAACAGACACTGTTGACTTCGGTGAGACGTCAGACGGTACAACACAGGGTGGAAGCGACTTTGCTGTCGCGTCACCCACTGAGTTCGATTCATCATCCGACTCAGGGACACCGGAGGACTCGTCTACAGAGTCGAAAAACTCAGCCAGAGGACCAATCGAATCCCTTGGCTGGCCAGCAGGCCAGATCGATAGCGACATCGTATACGCGGGCTATCCAAGCGTTGTGAACTCGTTGTACTTCTACGTCGCCGCTGCATTCGTGATCCCTCTCTGCGCCAACTTTATCAGGCTGGTCGTTGCTGGGACAAATACACCTCTTGTGGCACAAACTAACACAATGTGGGCAGAAGTCCCGAACATTTTCGCTGCGGTCCCAGCGCTCATCCTCGTGTTCACAGGTCTTCTCGCAATCATCGACTTCATCAACCGACGGTATCAGTGGCTCGTCGTCACTGATAAGAAAGTGATCTACACTAAGGGCTATATTAATCCCTCACCATTCACTACCGGCTTCAGCGACATCAGAAACGTCGAACACGGAGAACGGATTGGACTCAGGCTCCTGAACCTCGGGAAAGTGAAAATCTCAACGTCAGGCGACAAGGGACCCGAGGTTGTGACCGGAATCCTACGCAACCCACAAAAGGCAGCTAACGCGATCAACTCACGGAAAGATAAAGCACAATCAGCCGAGTGA